The genome window CGATCGCAGCCAGGTTCAGCGCCTGGCCATTGGTGGCCTTGCGCAGCAGTGCCGCGGCCAGGGCGCGTGGGGTGCAACCAATGTCGGCGGTCAGGCGATCGAGCAGATCACCGTGGGTCGATTCGGCGTCAGCCACCAGGGGCGACAGGCTGTTGGTCAGTTTCTTGATGCGGGCATCGAGAACGGCCTGGGCGTCCGGCAGGCGAACTTCAGCCACCTTCTGCCCAGTCACACGCTCGATCACTTGCAGCATGCGGCGCTCACGGGGAGTGACCAGCAGCAGCGCGCGGCCTTCGCGACCGGCACGGCCGGTACGGCCGATACGGTGAACGTAGGATTCCGGATCGTACGGCATGTCCACGTTGAACACGTGGGTGATGCGCGGAACATCCAGGCCACGGGCAGCGACGTCGGTCGCCACAACGATGTCCAGGCGGCCATCCTTGAGGGAGTCGATCACGCGCTCACGCTGGTTCTGGGCAATGTCACCGTTCAGCGCGGCGGCTTTGTAGCCTTTGGCTTCCAGGGCGCTGGCCAGGTCCAGGGTCGCTTGCTTGGTGCGCACGAACATGATCAGGGCGTCGAAGTCTTCCACTTCCAGCAAGCTGAGAACGGCGGAAGTCTTCTGGTCGGCGTGAACCAGCAGGTGAGCTTGTTCGATCGCGGTGACGGTCTGGGTCTTGGTCTGGATCTTCACGTGTTGCGGATCGCGCAGGTGGCGCTCGGCAATGGCACGGATCGATTGCGGCAGGGTGGCCGAGAACAATACAGTCTGGCGGGTCGCTGGCAGCGCCTTGAAGATGACTTCCAGGTCATCCATGAAGCCCAGCTTGAGCATCTCGTCGGCTTCGTCGAGAACCAGGTGGTTCACGGTAGCCAGGACTTTTTCGTCACGACGCAGGTGGTCGCACAGACGACCCGGAGTGGCGACAACGATCTGCGCGCCATTACGGATAGCTTTCAGTTGTGGGCCCATCGGGGCGCCGCCGTAAACGGCCACAACGGTAACGCCAGGCATTTGCTTGGAGTAGGTTTCGAAAGCGGTGGCTACTTGCAGCGCCAACTCACGGGTTGGCGCCAGGATCAGGGCTTGCGGTTCGCGCTTGGCAGGATCGATGCGATGCAGGATCGGCAGAGCGAACGCAGCGGTTTTACCCGTACCGGTTTGCGCCTGGCCAATCATGTCGTGGCCGGCCATGATGATCGGGATCGATTGCTGCTGAATCGCCGAAGGTTCTTCGTAGCCAGTCGCGGTGACGGCAGCAAGAATGTTCGGGTTGAGATTAAAAGCGGCGAAGCCGCCGGTTTCCTGGGTCATGGGTCTGCCTCTAAGTGCATCCGCAAAGACCCATGCTCCAAAGCTGCGCATGCCGTGTTGAGACTCAAGAGTCGCCCTGGCTGCTTTGTCGGCGGGGATTTGCGAAAACGAATGAATGGAAAAAGAACGTCGTGGAAGCATCCGTTGTGCGGACATGCAACCGAAGCTGACTTCGGAGAATTGCGCTACCTTGACGCGGCCCGGCTAAAGGCCGGCGCGCACTATACCGGAATTCGCCCGAAAAGGGAGCTTTTTTTATTGCCAAACCCCGTTATGGGGCTCGCTGTCAGAAGGCCTTGGGGCAGCCAGCTAAAACGGTTCACCTCCAGACGACTTTGCCCTTGTGGCGAGGGAGCTTGCTCCCGCTCGGCTGCGAAGCAGACGCCTGGGTTGATATCTGAAATCGAAGGGGGCCGCTTCGCGACCCAGCGGGAGCAAGCTCCCTCGCCACAGGGGAACTCACTTGTAAAAAGGTTTTGGGGGCCTTTGATCAGGTCGCCGGGCGAATGGCCTTGATCAACGACTGCAACGAATAGCCCAGCCGCGGCGCCAGCCCTTCGGCCCTGGCGACCAGTCCTTGCATGTCCAGCTCCTGATCGAGGTCCGCCGGCACAATCAGGATCACATTGCCCTCCTTCACCGGCAGCTCCCAATAATGCCGGTGGTACAAACCGCGCAAGAGCGCCGCGCCCAATGGCTTGCCGTCGTCGGTGGCCCATTGGTTGATCACCAGCCAGCCGCCCGGGTTGAGGCGCTTCTGGCAGTTTTCCAGGAACCCCCAGGCCAGGTGCCCGACGCCCGGGCCGACATCGGTATAGAGGTCGACGAAAATCAGGTCTGCCGGCTCCGCCGTTTCAAGCAATTCCAAAGCATCGCCAACGCGGATGTACAGTCGCGGATCGTCGTCCAGCCCCAGGTATTCGATGGCCAGGCGCGGCACGTCGGGACGCAGTTCGATAGCCTCGACGTCTTCCAGTGGCAGGAACTTGAGGCAGGCCTGGGTCAGCGTACCGGCACCCAGCCCCAGGAACAGCGCGCTTTCCGGCTGCTCGTGACACAACGCACCGATGAGCATGGCGCGGGTGTAGTCATATTCGAGCCAGCTCGGATCGGCTGTGAACACGCAGCTTTGCTCGATGGCATCGCCAAACTCCAGAAACCGGTAATCGGCCACTTCGAATACGCGAATCATGCCGAACTCGTCGTGCACCTCGGCGAGCAAATGCTCGACGCGCTCCTCTGTCATTTCATCTCCTGATGGTTGCCGTGCCGGCATGAGCCTGCGGATACGGGACAAAGGCGCGATTGTCCGCGAAGCAACCGGAACAGGTCACGTACTAATTTGCTGATAACATGGCCGTCCGAGCGTAAATCACCTAGAGATCATGATGAGCCAACCCTGGAGCCCTGACAGCTGGCGTGCCCTGCCGATCCAGCAGCAACCCCGTTACCCCGACGCCGCGCACCTGTCGCAGGTGGAGCAGACCCTGGCCAGTTATCCGCCGTTGGTGTTTGCCGGCGAAGCCCGGGAGTTGCGCCGTCAGTTCGCCGAAGTCTCCCAGGGCCGGGCGTTCCTGCTGCAAGGCGGCGATTGCGCCGAAAGCTTTGCCGAGTTCTCGGCGGCCAAGATCCGCGACACCTTCAAGGTGCTCCTGCAGATGGCGATCGTCATGACCTTTGCCGCCGGCTGCCCGGTGGTCAAGGTCGGGCGCATGGCCGGACAGTTCGCCAAGCCACGCTCGGCCAACGACGAAACCATCGACGGCGTGACCCTGCCGGCCTACCGCGGCGACATCGTCAACGGTATCGGTTTCGACGAAAAAAGCCGCGTACCGGACCCGGAACGGTTGTTGCAGTCCTACCACCAGTCCACCGCCACCTTGAACCTGCTGCGCGCCTTCGCCCAGGGCGGTTTCGCCGATCTGCACCAGGTGCACAAGTGGAACCTGGACTTCATCGCCAACTCGGCCCTGGCAGAAAAATACAGCCACCTGGCCGACCGCATCGACGAAACCCTGGCATTCATGCGCGCCTGCGGCATGGACAGCTCGCCGCAACTGCGCGAAACCAGTTTCTTCACCGCCCACGAAGCACTGCTGCTCAATTACGAAGAAGCCTTCGTGCGCCGTGACAGCCTGACCAACGACTATTACGACTGCTCGGCCCACATGCTCTGGATCGGCGACCGCACCCGTCAGTTGGACGGTGCCCATGTCGAATTCCTGCGTGGGGTGAACAACCCGATCGGAGTCAAGGTCGGCCCGAGCATGGACCCGGACGACCTGATCCGCCTGATCGACGTGCTCAACCCGGACAACGACCCCGGCCGGCTGAACCTGATCGCCCGGATGGGCGCCAACAAGGTCGGCGAACACCTGCCGCCACTGTTGCGCGCCGTGCAACGTGAAGGCAAGCAGGTGCTGTGGAGCTCCGACCCGATGCACGGCAACACCATCAAGGCCAGCAGCGGCTACAAGACCCGGGACTTCGCGCAGATCCTCGGTGAAGTGAAGCAGTTCTTCCAGGCCCACGAAGCCGAAGGCACCTATGCCGGCGGGATTCACATCGAAATGACCGGGCAAAACGTCACCGAATGCATCGGCGGTGCACGACCGATTACCGAGGACGGGCTGTCGGACCGCTACCACACCCATTGCGACCCGCGGATGAATGCCGATCAGTCGCTGGAGCTGGCGTTCCTGATTGCGGAGACGTTGAAGCAGGTTCGGCGGTAGGTTCTTCTTCGCCGGTTAGACGGCTATCGCGAGCAAGCTCGCTCCCACAAGGGGTCCCGGGTGGCCACAGGTTTTGTGTTCACAACAGATCCAATGTGGGAGCGAGCTTGCTCGCGATAGAGCCTGCTCAGTCACCACCGATCTGCGCCAACGCCACCGCCAACCGCACCCCACCCACCCGCTGGCAATTGAGCTGGACCCGCTCCAACCCCAGCCAATCGGCCAAGCGCCGCAGGTTAACCGCCAAGGCCTGCACCCCCTCCTCGTCCAACCCCGGCTCTTCCTCGTGCACCGCATGCACCGCCAACCGGCCCAGGGCCCGCTCCGCCCGCAGGTCCACCCGAGCCGCGATGCGTTCATTGTGCAAGAACGGCAATACGTAATAGCCGTACATCCGCTTGTGGACAGGGGTGTAGATCTCCAGCCGATAGCGGAAATCGAACAGTCGTTCGGTACGGCTGCGCTCCCAGACCAGCGAATCGAACGGCGACAACAAGGCGCTGGCCGCTACTTTGCGAGGGATCTTGGCCGCGGGTCGACACCAGGCCGGTTGCTTCCAGCCCTGCACCTCACAGCGCAGCAGTTCGCCGGCCTCTTCCAACTCGGCCAGTCGCCCGCGACTGTCGGCCGGCCCCAGACGAAAGTAGTCGCGCAGGTCCTTCTCGGTAGCCACGCCCAAGGCCTCGGCGGCATGCAGCAACAAGGCGCGCTGGGCCTGGGCCTCGTCCGGCTGGGACTGTTGCAGGACCGAGGCCGGGAACACCCGCTCCGGCAAGTCGTAGAGCCGCTCGAACCCACGCCGCCCCGCCACCGTGACTTCGCCCGCCGCGAATAGCCATTCCAGCGCATGTTTCTCTGCGCTCCAGTCCCACCACGGCCCGGCCTTCTCCTGGCGCGTGGACAAGCTGCCGGCACCGAGGGCGCCCTGCTCCTCGACCGACGCCAGGACGCGACGGATGACATCCTGGCGTTCATGACCGAAACGCGCCAATTGCTGGTAGATGC of Pseudomonas fluorescens contains these proteins:
- a CDS encoding DEAD/DEAH box helicase — translated: MTQETGGFAAFNLNPNILAAVTATGYEEPSAIQQQSIPIIMAGHDMIGQAQTGTGKTAAFALPILHRIDPAKREPQALILAPTRELALQVATAFETYSKQMPGVTVVAVYGGAPMGPQLKAIRNGAQIVVATPGRLCDHLRRDEKVLATVNHLVLDEADEMLKLGFMDDLEVIFKALPATRQTVLFSATLPQSIRAIAERHLRDPQHVKIQTKTQTVTAIEQAHLLVHADQKTSAVLSLLEVEDFDALIMFVRTKQATLDLASALEAKGYKAAALNGDIAQNQRERVIDSLKDGRLDIVVATDVAARGLDVPRITHVFNVDMPYDPESYVHRIGRTGRAGREGRALLLVTPRERRMLQVIERVTGQKVAEVRLPDAQAVLDARIKKLTNSLSPLVADAESTHGDLLDRLTADIGCTPRALAAALLRKATNGQALNLAAIEKERPLVPNNAPRGDRPERTGDRPDRGDRERRAPIPLAEGRARCRTALGARDGIAAKNLLGAILNEGGLAREAIGRIQVRDSFSLVELPEDGLEKLLTKLKDTRVAGKQLKLRRYRED
- a CDS encoding spermidine synthase yields the protein MTEERVEHLLAEVHDEFGMIRVFEVADYRFLEFGDAIEQSCVFTADPSWLEYDYTRAMLIGALCHEQPESALFLGLGAGTLTQACLKFLPLEDVEAIELRPDVPRLAIEYLGLDDDPRLYIRVGDALELLETAEPADLIFVDLYTDVGPGVGHLAWGFLENCQKRLNPGGWLVINQWATDDGKPLGAALLRGLYHRHYWELPVKEGNVILIVPADLDQELDMQGLVARAEGLAPRLGYSLQSLIKAIRPAT
- a CDS encoding class II 3-deoxy-7-phosphoheptulonate synthase, translated to MSQPWSPDSWRALPIQQQPRYPDAAHLSQVEQTLASYPPLVFAGEARELRRQFAEVSQGRAFLLQGGDCAESFAEFSAAKIRDTFKVLLQMAIVMTFAAGCPVVKVGRMAGQFAKPRSANDETIDGVTLPAYRGDIVNGIGFDEKSRVPDPERLLQSYHQSTATLNLLRAFAQGGFADLHQVHKWNLDFIANSALAEKYSHLADRIDETLAFMRACGMDSSPQLRETSFFTAHEALLLNYEEAFVRRDSLTNDYYDCSAHMLWIGDRTRQLDGAHVEFLRGVNNPIGVKVGPSMDPDDLIRLIDVLNPDNDPGRLNLIARMGANKVGEHLPPLLRAVQREGKQVLWSSDPMHGNTIKASSGYKTRDFAQILGEVKQFFQAHEAEGTYAGGIHIEMTGQNVTECIGGARPITEDGLSDRYHTHCDPRMNADQSLELAFLIAETLKQVRR
- a CDS encoding winged helix-turn-helix domain-containing protein; translation: MPATVSFTLKQARRLALAAQGFDGRSPPASVKPSRLNRLIERLGVLQIDSVNALVRSHYLPLFSRLGHYPRDLLDQAAWSQGRRRTLFEYWGHEASLLPLSMYPLMRWRMDRAARGEGIYQQLARFGHERQDVIRRVLASVEEQGALGAGSLSTRQEKAGPWWDWSAEKHALEWLFAAGEVTVAGRRGFERLYDLPERVFPASVLQQSQPDEAQAQRALLLHAAEALGVATEKDLRDYFRLGPADSRGRLAELEEAGELLRCEVQGWKQPAWCRPAAKIPRKVAASALLSPFDSLVWERSRTERLFDFRYRLEIYTPVHKRMYGYYVLPFLHNERIAARVDLRAERALGRLAVHAVHEEEPGLDEEGVQALAVNLRRLADWLGLERVQLNCQRVGGVRLAVALAQIGGD